The following are encoded in a window of Castanea sativa cultivar Marrone di Chiusa Pesio chromosome 9, ASM4071231v1 genomic DNA:
- the LOC142610374 gene encoding membrane magnesium transporter translates to MALGFAVGLFGVLILFHAAYSTIQYRGLLKIMEEEFSGPPMNVVAELLLGLVFCIWAALTVPGKFLSIQPYSEENRIVSLPANSDFMIFNHRGKVFPLEMDVKLKH, encoded by the exons ATGGCTTTAGGCTTCGCAGTTGGCTTGTTTGGGGTCCTAATTCTCTTCCATGCCGCCTATTCAACCATCCAGT ATAGGGGTTTGTTGAAGATTATGGAGGAAGAGTTTTCAGGACCTCCAATGAAT GTTGTGGCTGAGTTGCTTTTAGGGCTAGTGTTCTGTATCTGGGCAGCTCTGACTGTGCCGGGGAAGTTTCTTTCGATTCAACCCTATTCTGAAGAGAATAG GATAGTTTCTTTACCAGCCAATTCAGACTTCATGATTTTCAACCATCGGGGCAAAGTCTTTCCTTTGGAAATGGATGTGAAGCTGAAACATTGA
- the LOC142611075 gene encoding transcription initiation factor TFIID subunit 8, with protein sequence MSHGGVRDTRGNEPPPPPQQEERDAPRGAGAGANGYGRAVSKVAVAQICESVGFQGVKDSALEALTDVAIRYLCDLGKTGSYYANLAGRTECNVFDIVRGLEDLEASQGFSGAAEVKNCLAGSGTVRGIVEYVDSVEEIQFAQPLPRFPVIKNRKLIPSFVQMGETPPGKHIPDWLPAFPDPHTYIHTPVWNERVSDPRADKIEQARQRRKAERSLLSLQQRLLVNGSVGTSASSSDVKETDGFETNPFLQPPLKPGEKDVSPVVIPCMPSDETGGRNHMSVLEAFAPAIEAVKDRFSDDGEDGNRVLPNVRPAVQLKFRSGKKFLGESLDLSIQKKGIERAASWVARDDERDDKKRRAEFILRQSTEYPQELNQL encoded by the coding sequence ATGAGCCATGGAGGTGTAAGAGATACGAGAGGGAATgaaccaccaccaccgccacaaCAAGAAGAGCGTGATGCGCCGAGAGGAGCTGGAGCTGGAGCCAATGGATATGGGCGAGCGGTTTCAAAGGTTGCGGTGGCGCAGATATGTGAGAGTGTGGGGTTTCAGGGCGTTAAAGACTCTGCTTTGGAAGCTCTCACCGATGTTGCCATTCGATACCTCTGTGACTTAGGGAAGACTGGGAGTTACTATGCTAACTTAGCTGGTAGGACAGAATGTAATGTGTTTGATATTGTTAGAGGGTTGGAGGATTTGGAAGCTTCACAAGGTTTTTCGGGTGCTGCTGAGGTTAAGAATTGTCTTGCTGGTTCGGGTACAGTGAGAGGGATTGTTGAGTATGTGGATTCTGTAGAGGAGATTCAGTTTGCTCAGCCGTTGCCACGGTTTCCTGTGATTAAAAATCGGAAATTGATTCCGAGCTTTGTACAAATGGGTGAAACACCGCCTGGCAAGCATATACCGGATTGGTTGCCAGCTTTTCCTGATCCACATACGTATATCCACACACCTGTCTGGAATGAGAGGGTGTCGGATCCACGTGCTGATAAGATTGAGCAAGCACGGCAACGAAGAAAGGCAGAGAGGTCTTTGTTAAGTTTGCAGCAACGGTTGTTGGTCAATGGTTCGGTGGGAACTTCAGCCTCTAGTAGTGATGTAAAGGAAACGGACGGGTTTGAAACAAACCCATTTCTTCAGCCTCCGTTGAAACCAGGGGAGAAAGATGTTTCCCCAGTTGTCATACCGTGTATGCCTTCAGATGAAACTGGGGGAAGGAACCATATGTCTGTGCTAGAGGCATTTGCTCCTGCCATTGAAGCAGTGAAAGATAGGTTTTCTGATGATGGTGAAGATGGGAATAGGGTTCTTCCTAATGTGAGGCCTGCTGTTCAATTAAAGTTCAGAAGTGGCAAGAAATTTCTAGGCGAATCATTAGATTTGAGCATTCAGAAGAAGGGTATTGAGAGGGCAGCATCTTGGGTTGCACGGGATGATGAGAGGGATGACAAGAAGAGGAGAGCTGAGTTTATTCTTAGACAATCTACAGAATACCCACAGGAACTCAATCAGTTGTAA